From Triticum aestivum cultivar Chinese Spring chromosome 7B, IWGSC CS RefSeq v2.1, whole genome shotgun sequence:
AGGTCATGGTGAGACTCAATAAATAAATTAACGAAGCAACCGAAATTACTCTAGGTTTACGACAAGTATAATCAATGTTTTGTGAATCCAGGTCGAGCCAAGCCCTAGCAGCCATTCCATCTACTTCCCCTCTTGCCGCCACTAGGATGTGTCGTCGTGCAAAGCCTGTGCTGacggagtcctcgattagggggtgctCCGTGTCGGTTACTGGTCCTTTGGGCTGGGccaaggacccccccccccccctctcgaaTCCATCTACTGGTGGGCCTCATTCGTCTGGCCCAGGAATGTCAGGAAGGAATGACCCGAAGACCGGCGCATACTCTAAGGTGTATAGGTAGTTCCATCTACTCCCCTCTCCCCGCCATTAGGACGCATCGTCGGGAAAAGCCCGTGCAACGATTGTGGCGGTTGCGGGGAGGTCCTAATCAGGTGCGGCCTACATGTGGAGGAGTTGGAGTGCTGCTGCGGGATGGCGAAGAAGATGTATGCTCGAGTGATGGTCTTCCTCGGACGGTGTTTGACGGCGACATTGGTCATCCGGCTCCATGATCTTCAACGGCAGCCCAGCCTGGCTAGGTCATCGAAGAATAGAGAGTCGGTGCATGGTCCAGTACGATGGCGAGGTCGACATCAGATCCAGAACTGTCATGCAACGAAACGAGTGACCTTATTCAGGTTTTCTTACGGAATCTTCAAGTTTGGTTTGGGGCAGCAAGGCAGTTGTGCTTTTCAAGTGCGGGAACAATGTTCTCTCTGCTCTTTCCCCATTCTCTTGGTGTGCTTAATGCCAGCGGAGGGCGTGTGGAGTCGTGTCTCCGGCGGATTTTCCGGGATCCGGCGGTTTTGGTTTCCGGTGGATCCTTCTGGATTCGGATGGCTTTCAtggttttcaaaaaaaattgcagCCCTTCGGCGTTTTCTTCTTGGGCGGGGCGATTTACTTCGCAGTTCACAGCAGCCGGCATCTCCTAGTCTGTATCCACGACTCCCCTGCCGCTGCTTCTATAAGCTCCTGTGTTTAAAAAGTTTACTCCACCAAGACGGAGGCCTAGTGACTGCGTCAAGCAGTGCTCATGACACGCCGCCCGCAGTTGAATATAGGAGGAAGTTCGACACCCTCAAGGATTTGAATAATATTTTTACAGATGTGTTTGTAAGATCCTGTAATGCTTAATAGATGGCTTAgggcttttcgcaaaaaaaaaggcgACAGAAATTAGGCAAAAAGAAACTAGCAAGCTACTAGGCATGAAAGAGAGCAGAgcgagaaagagaagaaaaaaagtgGTCAACTGCCCCACCACAGCTGTGAGGCCTATGAGCATGCACCGGTGAAGATTGCCTTATCGTGATCCATGAGCCATGACCTACACCTTTATTTCCCGGGCGCGCGGGGGGGCTTGAGCTACCACTGCACAGCTAGCAAAGTCCTGCGCAACTGTACGTGTGCATGCAGCCAGCGGCAAAGGTAGGGGATCAGATGGAGGAGACGAGGGCTCCCGGGTCAGGCAGGGCACTCTCCCACGATGCACACCTACCTGAGAGCGACCGCCCGGCCTCTTCCCtcccgccccctctcttcctctttatacctccgcctctccctctcctcgctgCCACCATCGTGTCTCTATCCTTGTCCAGCCGTTTGTTTTCCATATATCCTCGCGGCGTCTTAGTGCCCACTGCCGACCGGCCATGGCGAAGCAGTCGTGCTGCCACAAGAAGAGGCTGAGGAGAGGGCTCTGGTCCCCggaggaggacgagaagctcaTGAACCACATTGCCATGTACGGCCACGGCTGCTGGAGCTCCGTTCCTAAGCTTGCAGGTATATATGACCGTATGCGTAATTGCGTATGTGTGTGCTGCATTGTGCTTAAGACTTGCCTATCAGTTTCGAAAATGAAGAAATAATTGGTAGCAACTTGTTGAATTAATTAGGACTTGAGAGGTGTGGCAAGAGCTGCAGGCTGAGGTGGATAAACTACCTGAGGCCAGACCTCAAGCGGGGCACATTCTCGCAGGAGGAGGAGGACCTCATCATACACCTCCATTCCATGATAGGGAACAAGTACGTACGTCGCCTTACCTGGCTTCCAATTCATCGATAGATATGACATCCACCTGTATGCATTTTTCAGGTGGTCACAGATTGCAGCCCAGCTGCCCGGCCGGACGGACAACGAAGTCAAGAACTTCTGGAACTCGTACATCAAGAAGAAGCTGAGGGAGCGCGGCATCGACCCCGCCACCCACAAGCCGCTGGCCGAGGCCACCACGTCGCCCACCGCGTGCCGACCAGTCTTCAGTGATGCCGAGCTCATTCCGAGGACGACGGCGCTGGCCCAGGACCAGCAGGTGGACAAAATGCTGGATAGCCTGAAGATGCAGCTGGACTCGCCCGTCGGCGGTGTAGCCGGCAACGGGGTGCCCGAATCCTACCAGGTGCCGAGCCTTCAGGAAGGCTGCGACTTCCACATGGGCGCGCACTGCGGCACCTTCCCGTCTGCGTCGAGCTCCAGCACGTTGACCGCAACTGACGTTGGTGCCACCACCCTGCCGTGGCTGGAGCTCGGGCCGACCGACACCATCTCCGGCCACGTCGACCAATACGCCGG
This genomic window contains:
- the LOC123160142 gene encoding transcription factor MYB61, whose amino-acid sequence is MAKQSCCHKKRLRRGLWSPEEDEKLMNHIAMYGHGCWSSVPKLAGLERCGKSCRLRWINYLRPDLKRGTFSQEEEDLIIHLHSMIGNKWSQIAAQLPGRTDNEVKNFWNSYIKKKLRERGIDPATHKPLAEATTSPTACRPVFSDAELIPRTTALAQDQQVDKMLDSLKMQLDSPVGGVAGNGVPESYQVPSLQEGCDFHMGAHCGTFPSASSSSTLTATDVGATTLPWLELGPTDTISGHVDQYAGALGELRWSDYFDGALQGQCVYDSGMIDDDAVQFDDVHGLSNWC